A stretch of the Notamacropus eugenii isolate mMacEug1 chromosome 2, mMacEug1.pri_v2, whole genome shotgun sequence genome encodes the following:
- the PYGO2 gene encoding pygopus homolog 2, translated as MAAAAPPPPDKLEGGGGPAAPPAPPSTGRKQGKAGLQMKSPEKKRRKSNTQGPAYSHLTEFAPPPTPMVDHLVASNPFEDDFGAPKVGGAAPPFLGSPVPFGGFRVQGGMAGQVPPGYGGGGGGGPQPLRRQPPPFPPNPLGPAFSMPPQGPGYPPPGNMNFPSQPFNQPLGQNFSPPGGQMMPGPVGGFGPMISPTMGQPPRGELGPPSLPQRFAQPGAPFGPSPLQRPGQGLPSLPPNTSPFPGPDPGFPGPGGEDGGKPLNPPAATAFPQEPHSGSPAAAVNGNQPSFPQNSGGRGGGTPDANSLAPPNKTGGTSGHQPPPGLVYPCGACRSEVNDDQDAILCEASCQKWFHRECTGMTENAYGLLTTEASAVWACDFCLKTKEIQSVYIREGMGQLVAANDG; from the exons ATGGCCGCCGCGGCGCCGCCCCCCCCTGACAAGCTGGAGGGAGGAGGCGGCCCCGCTGCGCCGCCAGCGCCGCCCAGCACCGGGAGAAAGCAGGGCAAAGCCG gTCTGCAAATGAAGAGCCCAGAAAAGAAACGGCGCAAGTCAAATACTCAG gGCCCTGCATACTCACACCTGACGGAGTTTGCACCACCCCCGACCCCCATGGTGGATCACCTGGTGGCATCTAACCCATTTGAGGATGACTTTGGGGCCCCCAAGGTTGGGGGAGCAGCTCCTCCATTCCTTGGTAGCCCTGTGCCCTTTGGTGGATTCCGAGTCCAAGGGGGCATGGCTGGCCAGGTGCCCCCAGGCtatggtggtggaggtggaggcGGGCCTCAACCACTTCGACGAcagcctcctccttttcccccaaatccaTTGGGTCCTGCCTTCAGTATGCCCCCTCAAGGTCCTGGGTACCCACCTCCTGGTAACATGAACTTCCCCAGTCAGCCCTTTAACCAGCCCTTGGGCCAGAACTTTAGCCCTCCTGGGGGACAAATGATGCCAGGCCCTGTGGGGGGGTTTGGACCCATGATTTCACCTACTATGGGGCAGCCACCCAGAGGGGAGCTGggccctccttcccttccccaacgATTTGCCCAGCCAGGTGCTCCCTTTGGGCCCTCACCCCTTCAGCGGCCTGGTCAAGGACTCCCAAGTCTGCCTCCCAACACGAGCCCCTTCCCTGGTCCTGACCCTGGCTTCCCTGGGCctgggggagaggatggaggaaagcCCCTAAACCCTCCTGCAGCGACTGCCTTCCCACAGGAGCCTCATTCAGGCtcacctgctgctgctgtcaaTGGCAACCAACCCAGTTTTCCCCAGAACAGTGGTGGTCGGGGTGGAGGCACCCCAGATGCCAATAGCTTGGCACCTCCAAATAAGACAGGTGGGACATCAGGGCACCAACCCCCTCCAGGCTTGGTATACCCATGTGGGGCATGCCGAAGTGAAGTGAATGATGACCAGGACGCCATTTTATGTGAGGCATCATGTCAGAAGTGGTTCCATCGGGAGTGTACTGGCATGACAGAGAATGCCTATGGGCTGCTGACCACTGAAGCTTCAGCTGTCTGGGCCTGTGATTTCTGCCTCAAGACCAAGGAGATCCAGTCAGTCTACATCCGAGAGGGCATGGGACAACTAGTGGCTGCCAATGATGGGTGA